Proteins encoded together in one Desulfosporosinus meridiei DSM 13257 window:
- a CDS encoding sigma-54-dependent transcriptional regulator, producing the protein MKILLVDDERESRSFLANYLALQGHTIIECDSGEEALEVYKENRFQMVLSDIKMSGMSGIELIEAIKSLDTEPKADLVLYTGFVDVSLAISALRAGAYDYLTKPINFEELTSILDRVEEHQNLLYENKVLTEHFDEKLKVATRDAEQQLTQLKQLVAKQAGIENIGVFSDVMKNLVKHAQQYHTDRTVPVLIQGETGVGKEVIARIIHYGNMETPGPFVDINCAAISPTLFESELFGYEGGSFTGGVNKGQKGKFDIAAGGTLFLDEIVELPLELQAKLLRVLEEKSFYRVGGLKKIKTDVRIICTANLDFEKQIEEGMFRIDLYYRLKVGRILIPPLRERADDILPLTLMFLTDFSKRRGKHFSRISEPAAKFLLSYPWPGNVRELRNAMEWVSFMFDDEELTLEHLSNLTPKSTEEKKGTKSLAPDPINLDEHIDDLIEEALKIYNGNKTKAAHHLGISVRALYYRLERMKKNAASKK; encoded by the coding sequence GTGAAAATTTTACTGGTAGATGATGAGCGGGAGAGCAGGTCATTTTTAGCCAACTACTTAGCTCTCCAGGGTCATACTATCATCGAGTGTGATTCCGGCGAAGAAGCTTTGGAAGTTTACAAAGAGAACCGCTTTCAGATGGTATTATCAGACATAAAAATGTCCGGTATGTCAGGAATCGAACTGATTGAGGCTATCAAGTCCTTAGACACAGAACCCAAAGCAGACCTGGTACTTTATACAGGTTTTGTTGACGTATCTCTGGCCATTTCCGCTTTAAGGGCAGGAGCTTACGATTATTTAACCAAGCCCATTAACTTTGAGGAATTAACGTCGATTCTGGACCGTGTTGAGGAACACCAGAATCTCCTGTATGAAAATAAAGTGCTTACTGAGCACTTTGATGAGAAGTTAAAAGTGGCCACCAGGGACGCTGAACAACAATTAACCCAACTAAAGCAACTGGTTGCTAAACAGGCCGGGATTGAAAATATTGGGGTTTTTTCTGATGTCATGAAAAACCTGGTCAAGCATGCCCAGCAATATCATACTGATCGAACGGTACCTGTCTTGATTCAAGGGGAAACGGGGGTGGGGAAAGAGGTTATCGCCCGAATCATCCACTATGGAAATATGGAAACCCCGGGTCCCTTTGTGGATATAAACTGTGCTGCTATTTCCCCGACCCTATTTGAAAGTGAGTTATTCGGTTACGAGGGCGGTTCGTTTACCGGAGGGGTGAACAAAGGGCAAAAAGGTAAATTTGACATTGCCGCCGGCGGCACCCTGTTTTTGGATGAAATAGTCGAATTGCCTTTGGAACTGCAAGCTAAACTACTTCGTGTATTAGAAGAAAAAAGTTTCTATCGTGTTGGTGGCTTGAAGAAGATTAAAACGGATGTACGGATTATTTGTACCGCAAACTTGGACTTTGAAAAGCAAATTGAGGAAGGTATGTTCCGTATAGATTTATACTATAGGCTCAAAGTAGGGCGGATCTTAATTCCTCCCTTGCGTGAAAGAGCAGATGACATTCTGCCACTCACCCTCATGTTTTTAACAGACTTTTCCAAACGCCGGGGAAAACATTTTAGCAGGATCAGCGAACCGGCTGCCAAGTTTCTCTTGTCCTATCCATGGCCGGGCAATGTGCGGGAACTTCGCAACGCCATGGAATGGGTTTCCTTTATGTTTGATGATGAAGAGTTAACCTTAGAACACCTAAGTAATCTTACGCCCAAGAGTACAGAGGAGAAGAAGGGGACCAAATCTTTAGCGCCTGACCCTATTAACCTTGACGAGCACATCGATGATCTGATTGAGGAAGCACTGAAAATCTACAATGGCAACAAAACAAAAGCAGCCCATCATTTAGGAATTTCAGTGCGAGCCCTTTACTACCGCCTTGAAAGAATGAAGAAAAACGCTGCCAGTAAGAAGTAA
- a CDS encoding NUDIX hydrolase, which yields MELRDHQELTEQEFLTSYDAGQFERPSVTVDTAIFTITSDDEVNKRNLSNQELQVLLIKRGGHPYLGQWALPGGFVNPKEDVDHAAVRELKEETNLDCSYMEQLYTWGEVNRDPRTRVISISYLALLDSTKFNIQAGDDASDAKWYTVKDTVLKKEKTLSEDGFIQQKWVQLELISDEVRLSAIIKIIKIVKGTTIEYRREVVEQTGIAFDHARIIQYSIERLRNKVDYTDIAFRLMPHRFTLSELQKVYEVILGKNLYKAQFRLKIEKMVNGTGEFQRGKAHKPAELFRFNPNWDEDDNF from the coding sequence ATGGAATTAAGAGACCATCAAGAACTTACGGAACAAGAATTTTTAACGAGCTATGATGCGGGGCAATTTGAAAGACCTTCTGTAACTGTTGATACTGCGATTTTCACGATTACCAGTGATGATGAAGTCAACAAACGAAACCTTTCGAATCAAGAACTCCAAGTGCTTCTAATAAAGCGTGGTGGGCATCCATATTTGGGCCAATGGGCGTTGCCAGGGGGATTCGTTAATCCTAAAGAAGATGTTGACCATGCAGCAGTCAGAGAGCTTAAAGAAGAAACCAACCTAGACTGTAGCTACATGGAACAGTTATATACCTGGGGCGAAGTAAATCGTGATCCAAGAACCCGGGTGATCAGCATTTCTTATTTAGCGTTATTGGATTCCACAAAGTTTAATATTCAAGCTGGTGACGATGCGTCTGATGCGAAGTGGTATACGGTTAAAGATACTGTACTTAAAAAAGAAAAAACTCTATCAGAAGATGGTTTTATTCAGCAGAAGTGGGTTCAGCTTGAACTTATTAGTGATGAAGTAAGGTTATCTGCGATCATTAAGATCATCAAGATTGTAAAAGGCACCACCATTGAGTACAGGCGAGAAGTTGTCGAACAGACGGGAATTGCTTTTGACCATGCGCGCATCATTCAGTACAGCATCGAGCGCTTACGTAACAAGGTTGATTATACCGATATTGCTTTTAGGTTGATGCCCCATCGCTTCACGCTAAGCGAATTGCAGAAGGTCTATGAAGTTATTCTTGGTAAAAACCTTTATAAAGCTCAATTTCGTTTAAAGATCGAGAAGATGGTAAACGGGACCGGAGAGTTTCAAAGGGGAAAGGCACATAAACCCGCTGAACTCTTTCGATTTAACCCCAATTGGGATGAGGACGATAATTTTTGA
- a CDS encoding cysteine hydrolase family protein: protein MFDKRDFLGFANQVLSKQVDVLNNLGALSASDLDLTKTVLVVIDMVNGFAKEGALYSPRIEGLIAEIERVMQICNDRGIPIVAFADNHTDESPEFKRYPIHCGYNSKESEVVEEFRGLCLVFNKNSINGYLEAEFREWLNVHPDINTFIVVGDCTDICIASFALTAQADFDRRNRDSSVIVLTQGVETFDIPGIHDGDVYQMLGLMYMSSNGVRLVSTLVE, encoded by the coding sequence GTGTTTGATAAACGTGATTTTTTAGGATTTGCGAATCAAGTTCTAAGCAAACAAGTTGATGTTCTTAACAACTTGGGGGCATTATCGGCCAGCGATCTAGACCTAACTAAAACAGTCCTTGTGGTCATTGACATGGTTAACGGGTTTGCCAAGGAAGGTGCACTTTACAGTCCCCGAATCGAAGGGCTTATCGCTGAAATCGAGAGAGTCATGCAAATTTGCAACGATCGTGGTATCCCCATCGTAGCTTTTGCAGATAATCACACCGATGAAAGTCCTGAATTCAAACGCTATCCCATACACTGCGGGTATAACTCTAAGGAATCAGAAGTCGTGGAGGAGTTCCGAGGCCTTTGTCTGGTCTTTAATAAAAACTCAATCAATGGTTATCTTGAAGCGGAGTTTCGAGAATGGCTAAATGTCCATCCAGATATTAATACATTCATCGTTGTTGGCGACTGCACGGATATTTGTATCGCCTCATTCGCTCTAACCGCTCAAGCAGATTTCGACCGGCGAAACAGGGACTCTTCGGTGATCGTTTTAACCCAAGGCGTGGAAACCTTTGATATCCCAGGTATTCATGATGGCGACGTTTATCAGATGCTTGGGCTAATGTATATGTCCTCAAATGGCGTGAGACTTGTCTCGACGTTAGTTGAATAG
- the nadD gene encoding nicotinate (nicotinamide) nucleotide adenylyltransferase encodes MEGFIAVFGGSFSPVTNAHLAIAEQITNLYDIEKVIFLPVSDLYEKRGLMSAEHRVEMLKLACESNTKFEVSEIEVQSTTLLNTIDSLRRLRKQYPDHPMAFVIGSDNLRLIDTWNDFQELMDDYYFIVIPRNGDNPQKMIRKNPSLLANLESFLIPEGYIRNDGNSTHVRDLLKVGKSVRYLVPEPTYFYLENNLKGWGFNA; translated from the coding sequence ATGGAAGGTTTCATTGCAGTATTTGGCGGGTCATTTAGTCCTGTTACAAATGCTCATTTAGCGATAGCAGAACAGATTACCAATCTCTATGACATTGAAAAGGTTATCTTTTTACCGGTGAGCGATTTGTATGAAAAGAGAGGACTCATGTCAGCTGAACATCGTGTGGAGATGTTAAAGCTAGCGTGTGAATCAAACACCAAGTTTGAAGTCTCTGAAATAGAGGTTCAGTCGACAACCCTGCTGAATACGATTGACTCACTGCGTAGGCTGCGAAAACAGTATCCGGATCATCCGATGGCGTTTGTCATAGGTTCCGACAATTTAAGGCTGATTGATACCTGGAACGATTTTCAAGAACTTATGGATGATTACTATTTTATTGTTATTCCCCGGAATGGAGATAACCCCCAAAAGATGATTCGGAAAAACCCGTCACTCCTGGCAAATTTGGAAAGCTTTTTAATTCCTGAAGGCTATATACGAAATGATGGAAATTCGACTCATGTCCGTGACTTGCTTAAAGTCGGTAAGAGTGTCCGTTATCTTGTACCGGAACCAACGTACTTTTATCTGGAAAATAATTTGAAGGGATGGGGTTTTAATGCGTGA
- the nadE gene encoding NAD(+) synthase, whose protein sequence is MREWNEEIKNRVEWIKGILKDAGAKGIVIGMSSGKDSNTVAALSKLATDNVLGVVMPCDSVETDKQDALRVAEQLGIKTVEVNLKDSYSALSQSLKEGMGGPLSLMASANIKPRLRMTTLYAVAQERGYLVAGTDNLSEAVMGYFTKWGDGSFDFCPISDLTATEVVELGKELGIPKEIIEKAPSAGLWEGQTDEGEMGITYKEIDTFIRLGIAKPDNIEKIRKAYHKNAHKRQLPYSYGTIESPVLATL, encoded by the coding sequence ATGCGTGAATGGAATGAAGAGATTAAAAACAGAGTGGAATGGATTAAAGGTATCTTGAAAGACGCTGGAGCCAAGGGTATTGTGATTGGAATGTCTTCCGGAAAGGACAGCAACACTGTAGCTGCTCTTTCGAAATTGGCAACAGACAATGTTCTTGGTGTGGTCATGCCTTGTGATAGTGTTGAAACGGATAAACAGGATGCGCTCCGTGTCGCTGAACAACTCGGAATTAAGACAGTCGAAGTCAATCTGAAGGATAGTTATTCAGCGCTGTCTCAGAGCCTCAAAGAAGGAATGGGGGGACCCCTTTCTCTGATGGCTTCGGCAAATATTAAACCGCGCCTTCGTATGACCACACTTTATGCCGTTGCTCAAGAAAGGGGGTACTTGGTAGCCGGTACCGATAATCTCTCGGAAGCTGTGATGGGATATTTCACCAAGTGGGGTGATGGTTCGTTTGACTTTTGTCCGATTTCTGACTTAACAGCAACTGAAGTCGTGGAACTTGGCAAGGAACTCGGTATCCCAAAAGAGATTATTGAGAAAGCACCTTCAGCCGGGCTCTGGGAAGGACAAACTGATGAAGGGGAAATGGGGATTACCTACAAAGAAATCGATACCTTTATACGATTAGGTATCGCGAAGCCTGATAACATCGAGAAAATTAGAAAAGCTTACCACAAAAACGCTCATAAACGACAGTTACCATATAGCTATGGGACGATTGAGTCACCTGTTTTAGCAACTCTTTAA
- the hyfB gene encoding hydrogenase 4 subunit B, whose product MTENIYLIMLLLFSAGILLPILTSSSPKITNILAHGLSVFGCLAIVACSVEVFIAGGVTFTYAMGLPVGALIIRIDNLAAFFLLALGVVGTAASIYALGYSREYYKQRLGLMAALYNCFILSMALVLTVSQVAYFLIAWELMTVVSFFLVNHEYEKTANTRAAYKYILMTTLGTVFITTAFLILSMTVHSLDFQMFKGASLTNTLRNLVFFCALLGFGTKAGVIPLHIWLPEAHPAAPSHVSALMSGIMIKTAIYGMCRFFLEFLGVGPAWWGEVVLFLAIVSSVLGVLYALMQNDLKRLLAYSSVENIGIILLGIGAGMVFMSNNQPILAGLAFVAGLYHLFNHAVFKSLLFLGAGSVLYSTHTKNIEDLGGLIKKMPYTAVFFLTGAAAISALPTLNGFVSEWLTYQSLFYLPQAVTGIIPRLGSVILIGLLGLTGALAANCFVKAFGVTFLAKPRSKHAEQAKEVPATMLTGMGLLSLMCLALGVWPQGMLKLLQGVLSPFTGLDVSTLFKHQWYAAAFNIPQANGVIAMPLVIGMLVVGLIAAVLIYNFNGKPKNVEGETWTCGIIPNARMEYTATGFAQPVRRAYKAFLRTKDTVTADKSLNPYHGVKMKMTVGISYLIDVWLYRPVKKGILFLVNRVKPLQSGNLQHYIGYVLLVTVVILILGVRW is encoded by the coding sequence GTGACAGAAAATATCTATCTGATAATGCTGCTGCTGTTTAGCGCAGGCATTTTACTGCCCATCCTCACGAGCAGCAGCCCAAAAATAACGAACATTTTAGCTCACGGTTTATCAGTGTTCGGTTGTTTAGCCATTGTGGCCTGTTCAGTTGAAGTATTTATTGCCGGTGGAGTGACTTTCACTTATGCTATGGGTCTGCCGGTGGGAGCGTTAATCATCCGAATTGATAATTTAGCTGCATTTTTCCTGCTGGCCTTAGGAGTAGTAGGGACAGCGGCCAGTATTTACGCTCTCGGCTACAGCCGGGAGTATTACAAGCAGCGATTAGGATTAATGGCCGCCCTTTATAACTGCTTTATCTTATCAATGGCTCTGGTCCTGACCGTCAGCCAGGTGGCCTATTTCCTGATCGCCTGGGAGCTAATGACCGTAGTTTCTTTCTTCCTGGTCAACCATGAATATGAAAAGACAGCTAACACCCGTGCCGCTTATAAGTACATTTTGATGACCACCCTGGGAACAGTCTTTATTACCACGGCCTTTTTAATTCTTAGTATGACGGTGCACAGTTTGGACTTCCAAATGTTCAAAGGTGCTTCCTTAACCAATACCCTGCGTAATCTTGTTTTTTTCTGTGCCTTACTTGGTTTCGGTACCAAGGCAGGTGTGATCCCCCTGCACATTTGGCTGCCTGAAGCACACCCGGCGGCACCCAGCCATGTCTCGGCTCTGATGTCCGGGATAATGATCAAGACTGCAATTTATGGTATGTGCCGGTTTTTCCTGGAGTTCTTGGGTGTCGGACCTGCCTGGTGGGGTGAGGTGGTTCTTTTTCTGGCCATTGTCTCCTCAGTCCTGGGTGTTTTATATGCCCTGATGCAGAACGACCTAAAGCGTCTGCTGGCCTATAGCTCGGTAGAAAACATCGGGATCATCTTGCTGGGTATTGGCGCGGGTATGGTCTTCATGAGTAACAATCAGCCTATCCTGGCGGGACTGGCTTTTGTGGCAGGACTTTATCACCTTTTTAACCACGCCGTCTTTAAATCCCTGCTCTTCCTGGGTGCCGGTTCAGTACTCTATTCTACCCATACTAAAAACATCGAGGACCTGGGCGGACTGATCAAGAAAATGCCATACACCGCAGTTTTCTTTCTGACCGGTGCCGCTGCAATCTCAGCTTTGCCGACACTTAACGGTTTCGTCAGCGAATGGCTGACCTACCAGTCACTTTTCTATCTGCCCCAGGCAGTAACCGGTATCATTCCTCGTTTAGGGTCTGTTATTTTGATCGGTTTGCTGGGCTTAACGGGGGCCCTGGCAGCGAACTGTTTTGTTAAGGCCTTTGGGGTAACTTTCCTGGCCAAGCCCCGCAGTAAACACGCGGAACAGGCCAAAGAAGTTCCCGCCACAATGCTGACCGGGATGGGCCTGCTGTCCCTAATGTGTTTGGCCCTGGGTGTTTGGCCCCAAGGGATGCTCAAGCTTTTACAGGGAGTTTTATCCCCATTTACCGGACTTGATGTCAGCACTCTGTTCAAACACCAGTGGTATGCTGCAGCCTTTAACATTCCACAGGCTAATGGCGTTATCGCCATGCCGTTGGTCATAGGCATGCTGGTTGTTGGTCTGATCGCCGCAGTGCTGATCTACAACTTCAATGGTAAACCGAAAAATGTGGAAGGGGAAACCTGGACCTGCGGTATTATTCCCAATGCCCGGATGGAATACACTGCCACCGGGTTTGCCCAACCGGTTCGCCGGGCCTATAAGGCTTTTCTCCGTACGAAAGACACGGTTACTGCCGATAAATCCCTTAATCCCTACCACGGGGTTAAGATGAAAATGACCGTGGGGATTAGCTATCTGATCGACGTGTGGCTTTATCGACCGGTCAAAAAAGGAATCTTGTTCTTGGTCAACCGTGTCAAACCCCTGCAATCCGGTAATTTGCAGCATTACATCGGTTATGTCCTGCTGGTAACCGTCGTTATTCTAATTCTGGGAGTGAGGTGGTAA
- a CDS encoding respiratory chain complex I subunit 1 family protein — MSVLFMIIQVVVLAVLAPLVAGVIKNTKGKMQSRRGPGYFQVYYDLRKYFKKDNVISPTVSWIFLAAPYIYFATALGAAALAPTLLFDRGLHYDSIFVLIYMLALGRFFLALASLDAGSTFGGMGGSREMFINVLVEPVMMLTLFTVAMRANSTVMSQMAGAAAASGISLSAILAAIAFLILTVAETGRIPLDNPDTHLELTMVHEGMVLEYCGRSVGLIFWASAIKQLVTILLMVNFFLPWNPVGSLPPVVWMILKVLVIAFVLAGIETSTNKMRLFRLPGLLIATGCLSLLAIIAM, encoded by the coding sequence ATGTCAGTATTGTTCATGATCATTCAGGTTGTCGTGCTGGCAGTGCTGGCTCCTTTGGTAGCAGGTGTGATCAAAAACACCAAGGGCAAAATGCAAAGCAGAAGGGGACCCGGTTACTTTCAGGTTTACTATGACCTAAGGAAATACTTCAAAAAAGATAATGTAATTTCTCCGACAGTTTCCTGGATATTCTTGGCGGCACCTTATATTTACTTTGCCACAGCCCTGGGAGCGGCAGCCTTGGCCCCGACTCTCTTGTTTGACCGTGGTCTGCACTATGACAGCATCTTTGTCTTGATCTACATGCTGGCACTGGGCAGGTTCTTTCTGGCCCTGGCCTCCCTGGATGCCGGTAGTACCTTTGGCGGAATGGGTGGTTCCCGGGAAATGTTTATCAATGTTCTGGTGGAGCCTGTGATGATGCTGACCTTGTTCACTGTGGCTATGCGGGCTAATAGCACGGTAATGTCTCAAATGGCCGGTGCCGCAGCAGCTTCCGGAATTTCCTTATCGGCCATTCTGGCAGCCATCGCTTTTCTGATTCTTACGGTTGCTGAAACCGGACGTATCCCGCTGGACAACCCGGATACTCATCTGGAATTAACCATGGTTCACGAAGGTATGGTCTTAGAGTATTGCGGACGCTCAGTTGGTTTGATTTTTTGGGCTTCCGCAATTAAGCAGCTGGTTACCATCCTGCTGATGGTCAACTTCTTTCTGCCCTGGAACCCGGTTGGTAGCTTGCCCCCCGTTGTTTGGATGATCCTGAAGGTCCTGGTGATTGCGTTTGTCCTGGCTGGTATTGAAACCAGTACCAACAAGATGCGTCTTTTCAGATTACCAGGATTGTTGATCGCAACCGGCTGCTTATCACTACTGGCGATTATCGCCATGTAG
- a CDS encoding hydrogenase, whose translation MTLLTILLLAGAVILTRVSSLRTAVGILGLQSVIVALACLIFGLKTGEFHMYIAAVLTAVIKVGLIVYSLWRVTLQLKHEREIANFNVSFLLAILAIIVSYGFVNKVLPHMAGETLGAAIALTMIGLLMIIARSQAIMQVVGLITMENGLYLLGLSITKGLPLIIEMGIFFDILVAVVVLVILTHRLKYSFETTDTSILNELKG comes from the coding sequence ATGACACTATTAACAATCCTGCTCTTAGCCGGTGCGGTCATTTTAACCAGGGTATCCTCTCTGCGGACTGCTGTCGGTATCTTAGGGCTTCAATCGGTGATTGTGGCTCTGGCTTGTTTGATATTCGGTCTTAAGACCGGGGAATTTCATATGTATATCGCCGCTGTGCTGACGGCGGTCATTAAAGTTGGTTTAATCGTCTATTCCCTTTGGAGGGTTACCTTGCAATTAAAACATGAACGGGAAATCGCTAACTTCAACGTCTCGTTCCTCCTGGCCATTCTGGCGATCATTGTTTCCTATGGGTTTGTCAATAAAGTTTTGCCCCATATGGCGGGAGAAACCTTGGGAGCTGCCATCGCTTTAACGATGATCGGTCTCTTGATGATCATCGCCCGCTCTCAGGCCATTATGCAGGTTGTCGGTTTAATAACCATGGAGAACGGACTGTACCTTTTAGGTTTATCCATCACCAAAGGTTTGCCGCTGATCATCGAGATGGGTATCTTCTTTGATATCCTGGTTGCTGTGGTTGTCTTGGTAATTCTCACTCATAGACTTAAGTACTCCTTTGAGACCACAGACACCAGCATCTTAAACGAGTTAAAGGGGTGA
- a CDS encoding hydrogenase 4 subunit F produces MFELILAALVLPIVVGLITLTQKNLTTIRYTNLAGSALTSGIILAIIRKITEIKVFSSEFLYVDYLSAVLLLVVALLTFTATLFSLPYMEREVKEGHATEKMIPRYYALLNLFTFAMVSVLVVGNLGLMWVAVEGTTLASALLVAFYFNRSALEAAWKYVMICTVGICLALLGTMILYYAQVNAVGETQALNWLYLKQISNTLNPTIVKLAFVFILIGYGTKAGLAPMHTWLPDAHSQAPSPVSGLLSGALLSCAFYALIRNIIIIQGTIGTEFIHTVLLGLGILSVLLAIPFVLVQHDVKRLLAYSSVEHMGIIAIGFGVGTPLAVYAALLHIINHAIAKSALFYLVGIISQEYKTRHIKEIQGIARVMPSVATMFMIGILAITGTPPLNIFISKFLLIMAMFENKMWLLGGLTLLLLVGVFAGLMNYALKMTFSNVPEKMKRANVSPVALTAIGLSLCLMIIGGVYLPPILSEILTKAAEIVIGG; encoded by the coding sequence ATGTTCGAGTTGATCTTAGCGGCCTTAGTGCTGCCGATTGTCGTAGGGTTAATTACCCTGACGCAAAAGAATCTTACCACGATCCGCTATACTAATCTGGCAGGGAGCGCCTTAACCAGCGGCATTATACTGGCGATAATTCGCAAAATTACCGAAATTAAAGTATTTAGCAGTGAGTTTCTGTATGTGGACTACCTGAGTGCTGTACTGCTATTAGTGGTAGCTCTGCTGACCTTTACTGCCACCTTATTTTCCCTGCCTTATATGGAGAGGGAAGTAAAAGAAGGGCATGCCACGGAAAAGATGATTCCCCGCTACTACGCCCTGCTTAACTTGTTTACCTTTGCCATGGTCAGCGTTCTGGTCGTGGGAAACCTGGGTCTGATGTGGGTGGCTGTGGAAGGTACGACTCTGGCTTCCGCGCTGCTGGTGGCCTTCTACTTCAACCGTTCTGCCCTGGAAGCAGCCTGGAAATACGTCATGATTTGCACGGTGGGTATTTGTTTAGCTCTGCTGGGTACGATGATACTCTATTACGCCCAGGTTAATGCGGTTGGCGAGACCCAGGCTTTGAATTGGCTCTACTTGAAGCAAATCAGTAACACCCTTAATCCTACCATTGTTAAATTAGCCTTTGTCTTCATCCTGATTGGTTACGGCACCAAGGCCGGTCTGGCTCCCATGCATACCTGGCTGCCGGACGCCCACAGTCAGGCCCCCTCGCCGGTTAGCGGGCTTTTATCCGGTGCGCTGCTGAGCTGTGCTTTCTACGCTCTGATTCGCAATATCATTATTATCCAAGGAACCATTGGGACAGAGTTTATTCATACAGTCCTGCTCGGACTTGGTATACTCTCTGTTTTGCTGGCCATACCCTTTGTCTTGGTACAGCATGATGTTAAACGATTGCTGGCTTATTCTTCCGTCGAACACATGGGCATTATCGCCATCGGTTTCGGTGTCGGTACCCCCCTGGCAGTGTATGCAGCCCTCTTACACATCATTAACCATGCCATAGCCAAGTCTGCTCTGTTCTATCTGGTCGGTATCATCAGCCAGGAATATAAAACCAGACATATTAAAGAGATCCAAGGAATTGCCCGAGTGATGCCCAGCGTAGCGACTATGTTCATGATTGGCATCTTAGCCATCACAGGGACACCGCCGCTGAACATCTTTATTAGTAAGTTCCTACTGATCATGGCCATGTTCGAGAACAAAATGTGGCTCCTAGGCGGGTTAACTCTTCTGTTGCTGGTCGGTGTCTTTGCCGGTTTGATGAACTACGCCTTAAAGATGACCTTTAGCAACGTTCCTGAAAAAATGAAGCGGGCCAATGTTTCGCCAGTCGCTCTAACTGCCATTGGTCTTTCTCTCTGCCTAATGATAATCGGTGGAGTTTACCTGCCGCCGATTCTAAGCGAAATCTTAA